From one Amycolatopsis sp. FDAARGOS 1241 genomic stretch:
- a CDS encoding MAB_1171c family putative transporter, with translation MIETLAYLACVLGFAGFGVKLLEAGRHQPARTLWYLAGFGICIAFGIAEGMPALDALAGDERWYADYSPLAGDLAKFGAIGFTVAFTRSMRFGAAARLGRHAVLSWCVITTEVVLFVLAGPRRSGEDTVVPAAGRSFFVAYELVFITYGVLSLVLVAVFFARFAARARSGSLRAGLWLIFAGVVAAVAWTLWDLDDVASLLSTGGVEAAEDLPAAALGAACVVLAVAGSTLSVWGPSLAAPLRWLRAYRAYRRIEPLWTVLHEAVPGIALDPARGLAGGAEFALYRRVIEIRDGHLALRPYFDPDLPERVVDRARLAGVPARSVAATVDAATLAAALVAREAGHRYQPDDADAPSGGAVPADVRAEAEWLVEVTRAWRHSAVVAAVRRATRGEPDVFA, from the coding sequence GTGATCGAGACGCTGGCGTACTTGGCCTGCGTGCTGGGGTTCGCCGGCTTCGGGGTGAAGCTGCTGGAGGCCGGACGCCACCAGCCGGCGCGGACGCTCTGGTACCTCGCCGGGTTCGGCATCTGCATCGCGTTCGGCATCGCCGAGGGCATGCCGGCCCTGGACGCGCTCGCCGGTGATGAGCGCTGGTACGCGGACTACTCGCCGCTGGCCGGTGACCTCGCCAAGTTCGGCGCGATCGGCTTCACGGTCGCGTTCACGCGCTCGATGCGCTTCGGCGCGGCCGCGCGGCTGGGCCGGCACGCGGTGCTGTCGTGGTGCGTGATCACCACCGAGGTCGTGCTGTTCGTGCTCGCCGGTCCGCGCCGGTCCGGGGAGGACACGGTGGTGCCGGCGGCGGGGCGGTCGTTCTTCGTGGCGTACGAGCTGGTGTTCATCACCTACGGCGTGCTGAGTCTCGTGCTGGTCGCGGTGTTCTTCGCGCGGTTCGCCGCGCGCGCCCGCTCGGGTTCGCTGCGCGCCGGGCTGTGGCTGATCTTCGCGGGTGTCGTGGCCGCGGTCGCGTGGACGCTGTGGGACCTCGACGACGTCGCGTCGCTCCTGTCCACCGGCGGGGTCGAGGCGGCGGAGGACCTGCCGGCCGCGGCGCTCGGCGCCGCGTGCGTCGTGCTCGCGGTGGCGGGCTCGACGTTGTCGGTGTGGGGACCGTCGCTGGCCGCGCCCTTGCGATGGCTGCGGGCATACCGGGCCTACCGCCGGATCGAGCCACTGTGGACGGTCCTGCACGAGGCGGTGCCGGGCATCGCGCTCGACCCGGCGCGCGGCCTCGCGGGCGGCGCGGAATTCGCGCTCTACCGCCGTGTCATCGAAATCCGCGACGGGCACCTCGCCCTGCGGCCGTACTTCGACCCGGACCTGCCCGAGCGCGTCGTGGACCGCGCGCGGCTCGCCGGCGTCCCCGCCCGGTCGGTCGCCGCAACCGTCGACGCCGCCACCCTCGCCGCGGCACTCGTCGCGCGGGAAGCGGGCCACCGCTACCAGCCCGACGACGCCGACGCGCCGTCCGGCGGGGCGGTTCCCGCGGACGTTCGCGCGGAAGCCGAGTGGCTCGTCGAAGTCACGCGGGCGTGGCGGCACTCGGCCGTGGTCGCCGCCGTGCGCCGCGCAACCCGGGGCGAGCCGGACGTGTTCGCCTGA
- the coaD gene encoding pantetheine-phosphate adenylyltransferase: MRRAVCPGSYDPATNGHLDIIERASLLFDEVVVAVGVNKNKKGLFSVEERLEMLREITAKLPNVRVDSWQGLLVDYCRDNDIAAVAKGLRSVSDFDYELQMAQMNRELTGLETLLMANNPAYGFVSSSLVKEVAALGGDVERLVPPVVFERLSKVFPKQA, translated from the coding sequence ATGCGGCGTGCGGTCTGTCCCGGTTCCTACGATCCGGCCACCAACGGGCACCTCGACATCATCGAGCGGGCGTCCCTCCTCTTCGACGAAGTCGTGGTCGCAGTGGGGGTGAACAAGAACAAGAAGGGCCTGTTCAGCGTCGAGGAACGGCTGGAGATGCTGCGCGAGATCACCGCGAAGCTGCCGAACGTGCGCGTCGACTCGTGGCAGGGCCTGCTCGTGGACTACTGCCGGGACAACGACATCGCGGCGGTCGCCAAGGGACTGCGGTCGGTGAGCGACTTCGACTACGAGCTGCAGATGGCGCAGATGAACCGCGAGCTCACGGGGCTTGAAACGCTGCTGATGGCCAACAACCCGGCCTACGGCTTCGTCTCCAGCTCGCTCGTGAAGGAGGTCGCGGCGCTGGGCGGCGACGTGGAGCGCCTCGTGCCGCCGGTCGTGTTCGAACGGCTCAGCAAGGTGTTCCCGAAGCAGGCCTGA
- the rsmD gene encoding 16S rRNA (guanine(966)-N(2))-methyltransferase RsmD, translated as MTRIVAGKAGGRRLKVPPKGTRPTSERVREALFNALDVAGELEGVRVLDLYAGSGALGLEALSRGAADAWFVEADRRAADVLRGNVGALGLGGTVRAAPVEAVVAAPAAAEFDLVLADPPYAVDAAALGKVLAALDEGGWLTDGALVVIERAARDGAPDWPAAFTPTRDKKYGDTALHWAEYTRRAQV; from the coding sequence ATGACGAGGATCGTGGCGGGGAAGGCGGGCGGCCGTCGGCTGAAAGTGCCGCCGAAGGGCACCCGGCCCACGTCGGAGCGGGTGCGCGAAGCCCTGTTCAACGCCCTCGACGTGGCGGGGGAGCTCGAGGGCGTGCGCGTGCTCGACCTCTACGCCGGCTCCGGCGCGCTCGGCCTCGAAGCCCTCTCCCGCGGCGCCGCCGACGCGTGGTTCGTCGAAGCCGACCGCAGGGCCGCAGATGTGCTGCGCGGCAACGTCGGAGCGCTGGGCCTGGGTGGCACCGTGCGCGCCGCGCCTGTCGAGGCCGTGGTGGCCGCGCCCGCGGCCGCCGAGTTCGACCTCGTGCTGGCCGATCCGCCGTACGCCGTCGACGCCGCCGCACTCGGCAAGGTGCTGGCCGCGCTCGACGAGGGCGGCTGGCTCACCGACGGTGCCCTCGTGGTGATCGAACGGGCCGCTCGTGACGGTGCGCCGGACTGGCCGGCCGCCTTCACCCCGACCCGGGACAAGAAGTACGGCGACACCGCGCTGCACTGGGCCGAGTACACCCGTCGAGCACAGGTGTGA
- a CDS encoding DUF177 domain-containing protein, translating into MSENPAPNTRPAQLDDKSPWVVDTRELGRHAGLSREVRRSVPLEAALGVPDVISIEAGSTIELDLLLESVVEGVLVSGTASATATGTCSRCLDPLTEHVEVELTELFAYPGSATEETTDEDEIPRLVDDRIDLEPVVRDAVVLALPLVPLCQEDCAGLCTECGVKWADLEPGHGHEKIDPRWAALVERFDENAGEKPAHGSGEQA; encoded by the coding sequence ATGTCCGAGAACCCCGCCCCGAACACCCGCCCCGCGCAGCTCGACGACAAGAGCCCGTGGGTCGTCGACACGCGCGAGCTCGGCCGGCACGCCGGCCTGAGCCGCGAGGTGCGCCGCAGCGTGCCGCTCGAAGCCGCGCTCGGTGTGCCCGACGTCATCTCCATCGAGGCCGGCTCCACGATCGAGCTCGACCTGCTCCTCGAATCCGTGGTCGAAGGCGTGCTGGTCAGCGGCACCGCGAGCGCCACGGCCACCGGCACGTGCTCGCGCTGCCTCGACCCGCTGACCGAGCACGTCGAGGTCGAGCTCACCGAGCTGTTCGCCTACCCCGGCTCCGCCACCGAGGAGACCACGGACGAGGACGAGATCCCGCGACTCGTCGACGATCGCATCGACCTCGAGCCGGTCGTCCGCGACGCCGTGGTACTGGCCCTCCCGCTGGTGCCGCTGTGCCAGGAGGACTGCGCCGGACTGTGCACCGAATGCGGTGTCAAGTGGGCCGATCTCGAGCCCGGACACGGGCATGAGAAGATAGACCCTCGGTGGGCCGCGCTGGTCGAGCGATTCGACGAGAACGCGGGCGAAAAGCCTGCGCACGGCTCCGGAGAGCAAGCCTGA
- the rpmF gene encoding 50S ribosomal protein L32, whose translation MAVPKRKMSRSNTRARRSQWKAAPVQLVPCSNRACRQPKLQHVACPTCGQHNGRQVVEPA comes from the coding sequence GTGGCCGTCCCGAAGCGGAAGATGTCGCGATCCAACACGCGCGCCCGCCGCAGCCAGTGGAAGGCGGCTCCGGTTCAGCTGGTGCCCTGCTCCAACCGCGCCTGCCGCCAGCCGAAGCTCCAGCACGTTGCGTGCCCGACGTGCGGCCAGCACAACGGCCGCCAGGTCGTCGAGCCCGCCTGA
- a CDS encoding general stress protein: protein MTEAFTQTRFSQQQARPQFPTPPTGWPIGSYDSYEKAQAAVDHLASTDFPIADVTIVGVQPMLVERIAGRMSWGKMLSSAAMSGAVFGLFLGLVLSLLNPGAGLLSIVIGLVAGVAFNLLFGALGYAANRNKRGFVSQSQLVAQRYDVLSQPRNAEKGRALLADLAARSAFGH from the coding sequence ATGACAGAAGCATTCACGCAGACCAGGTTCAGCCAGCAGCAGGCGCGGCCGCAGTTCCCGACCCCGCCCACGGGCTGGCCGATCGGCTCCTACGATTCCTACGAGAAGGCCCAGGCCGCGGTCGACCACCTCGCGAGCACCGACTTCCCCATCGCCGACGTCACCATCGTCGGCGTCCAGCCGATGCTCGTGGAGCGCATCGCGGGCCGCATGAGCTGGGGCAAGATGCTCTCCAGCGCCGCCATGTCGGGCGCTGTGTTCGGCCTGTTCCTCGGCTTGGTGCTCAGCCTGCTCAACCCCGGCGCCGGCCTGCTGTCGATCGTGATCGGCCTCGTCGCCGGTGTCGCCTTCAACCTGCTGTTCGGCGCCCTGGGCTACGCGGCCAATCGCAACAAGCGCGGTTTCGTCTCGCAGAGCCAGCTCGTCGCCCAGCGCTACGACGTGCTCTCGCAGCCCCGCAACGCGGAAAAGGGCCGCGCCCTCCTCGCCGACCTGGCCGCACGCTCGGCGTTCGGCCACTGA
- the mutM gene encoding bifunctional DNA-formamidopyrimidine glycosylase/DNA-(apurinic or apyrimidinic site) lyase — translation MPELPEVEVVRAGLEAHVAGRTVSKVEVLHPRAIRRHALGAEDFTGRLAGVEIAGARRRGKYLWLELSHGEAVLAHLGMSGQMLVQPEGAPDEKHLRVRVRFDDDGPELRFVDQRTFGGLSLDDLLDVEGDLLPGTIAHIARDPMDARFDPDAAVKALRSRRTEVKRALLDQTLVSGVGNIYADEALWRTKLHGTRLTEKLTAAQGRALLAAAGDVMTAALAVGGTSFDALYVNVNGQSGYFSRSLDAYGQEGLPCRRCGTAIRREPFMNRSSYSCPKCQPRPRSSR, via the coding sequence ATGCCCGAACTTCCCGAGGTCGAGGTCGTCCGCGCCGGTCTCGAGGCGCACGTCGCCGGTCGCACCGTCAGCAAGGTCGAGGTCCTGCACCCGCGCGCGATCCGCAGGCACGCCCTCGGCGCCGAGGACTTCACCGGCCGGCTCGCCGGCGTCGAGATCGCCGGGGCGCGCCGGCGCGGCAAGTACCTGTGGCTCGAGCTCTCGCACGGTGAGGCCGTGCTCGCGCACCTCGGCATGAGCGGCCAGATGCTGGTGCAGCCCGAAGGTGCGCCGGACGAGAAGCACTTGCGTGTTCGCGTGCGCTTCGACGACGACGGGCCAGAGTTGCGGTTCGTCGACCAGCGTACGTTCGGCGGCCTCTCACTCGACGACCTGCTCGACGTCGAAGGCGATCTGTTGCCCGGCACCATCGCGCACATCGCCCGCGATCCGATGGACGCGAGGTTCGACCCCGACGCCGCCGTGAAGGCGCTGCGGTCGCGCCGGACCGAGGTGAAGCGCGCGCTGCTCGACCAGACCCTCGTGTCCGGCGTCGGCAACATCTACGCCGACGAAGCCTTGTGGCGCACCAAGTTGCACGGCACGCGGCTCACCGAGAAGCTCACCGCCGCGCAGGGCCGGGCGCTGCTGGCCGCGGCCGGCGACGTCATGACCGCCGCGCTCGCGGTGGGCGGCACGTCGTTCGACGCGTTGTACGTCAACGTGAACGGCCAATCCGGGTACTTTTCCCGATCCCTCGACGCGTACGGCCAGGAGGGACTACCCTGCCGCCGGTGCGGGACCGCGATCCGGCGGGAACCGTTCATGAACCGCTCGTCCTACTCGTGCCCGAAGTGCCAGCCCCGGCCCCGCAGCTCGCGTTGA
- a CDS encoding helix-turn-helix transcriptional regulator, whose amino-acid sequence MTEPGKSSLADKIDQLFHVVRRPDREQYSHEEVARACREATGESFSTTYLWQLRTGRRDNPTKRHLEALAQFFGVPPAYFFDDGQSAKIAEELALLGALRDAGVRDVALRAVTLSPDGLDTISDMIDAIARREAAKSGTKKED is encoded by the coding sequence ATGACGGAGCCGGGCAAGTCGTCGCTCGCCGACAAGATCGACCAGTTGTTCCACGTGGTGCGGCGGCCCGACCGCGAGCAGTACAGCCACGAGGAGGTCGCCCGCGCGTGCCGTGAGGCCACGGGCGAGAGTTTCTCCACGACGTACCTCTGGCAGCTGCGCACTGGCCGTCGCGACAATCCCACGAAGCGTCATCTCGAAGCGCTCGCGCAGTTTTTCGGCGTTCCTCCGGCATACTTCTTCGACGACGGGCAGAGCGCGAAGATCGCCGAAGAGCTGGCCCTGCTGGGTGCGCTGCGCGACGCGGGCGTCCGCGACGTGGCGCTGCGGGCGGTCACGCTCTCGCCCGACGGGCTCGACACGATCAGCGACATGATCGACGCGATCGCGCGGAGGGAGGCGGCCAAGAGCGGCACGAAGAAGGAGGACTGA
- a CDS encoding PadR family transcriptional regulator has product MEISQLLKGVLDLAVLAVLREEDGYGYDVLRRLRVAGLEEVGDASVYGTLRRLFKAGLLTSYVVPSEEGPHRKYYSLNEPGRARLAESGKTWHSFASTMNVLLGEAA; this is encoded by the coding sequence GTGGAGATCAGTCAGCTGCTCAAGGGAGTGCTGGACCTGGCGGTGCTGGCCGTGCTGCGTGAAGAGGACGGGTATGGCTACGACGTGCTCCGAAGACTTCGCGTCGCGGGCCTGGAGGAAGTGGGGGACGCCTCCGTGTACGGCACGTTGCGGCGGCTGTTCAAAGCCGGCCTTCTGACGTCGTACGTGGTGCCCAGCGAAGAGGGACCGCACCGCAAGTACTACAGCCTGAACGAGCCGGGGCGGGCGCGGCTCGCCGAGTCGGGGAAGACGTGGCACAGCTTCGCGTCGACGATGAACGTCTTACTGGGAGAGGCAGCATGA
- a CDS encoding ribonuclease domain-containing protein, which translates to MANHRSRLTAVLFALLVGFLGFGTAAVAAPAVPATGASVLQNSCGNLSGFSHTTLSALPAEATTTYNLIQKGGPFPYPQNDGVVFDNREGILPSCSSGYYHEYTVPTPGASNRGTRRIITGQGGEYFYTGDHYATFKVIDVNGGGAGTSSCGNLSGLAKIGYSTLSSAAKSVVNQVRNGATGQTYENREGVLPACSTGYYQLFPVGTDDRVIKGKGGELAYTPDRYVTFKAIDLNA; encoded by the coding sequence ATGGCCAACCACCGTTCGCGCTTGACTGCGGTCCTGTTCGCCCTGCTGGTCGGTTTCCTCGGGTTCGGCACCGCCGCGGTCGCGGCACCCGCTGTCCCGGCCACTGGGGCTTCTGTGCTGCAGAACTCCTGCGGCAACCTATCCGGCTTCTCGCACACGACGCTGTCCGCGTTGCCCGCCGAAGCCACCACGACCTACAACCTCATCCAGAAGGGCGGGCCCTTCCCGTACCCGCAGAACGACGGCGTCGTCTTCGACAACCGGGAAGGCATCCTGCCGTCCTGCTCCTCCGGCTACTACCACGAGTACACGGTGCCCACGCCCGGTGCGAGCAACCGCGGCACCCGCCGGATCATCACCGGTCAGGGCGGCGAGTACTTCTACACCGGCGACCACTACGCCACGTTCAAGGTCATCGACGTCAACGGCGGCGGTGCCGGCACCAGCTCCTGCGGCAACCTCTCCGGCCTGGCCAAGATCGGCTACTCGACTCTGTCCTCCGCCGCGAAGTCGGTCGTGAACCAGGTGCGAAACGGCGCGACGGGCCAGACCTACGAGAACCGCGAGGGCGTGCTCCCGGCCTGCTCCACGGGCTACTACCAGCTGTTCCCGGTGGGCACCGACGACCGCGTGATCAAGGGCAAGGGCGGCGAGCTGGCCTACACGCCGGATCGCTACGTCACCTTCAAGGCGATCGACCTGAACGCCTGA
- the rnc gene encoding ribonuclease III: MGGKSAGGPAADPTELLEALGVEFDPELLRLSLTHRSYAYENGGLPPNERLEFLGDAVLGLVVTDHLYTTHPDLPEGQLAKLRASVVNMHALAGVARGLGEGGLGAHLLLGKGEELTGGRDKASILADGLEAVIGATYLAHGIEVARKLVHHLFDGLLAEAPLRGAGLDWKTSLQELTASAGLGVPEYRVEDTGPDHRKEFTATVLVAGRDLGRGSGTTKKEAEQKAAETAWRALSEELGDGSGGSGEAKSEG; the protein is encoded by the coding sequence ATGGGGGGTAAGTCCGCCGGGGGACCCGCGGCCGATCCCACAGAACTGCTCGAGGCGCTCGGGGTCGAGTTCGACCCCGAGCTCCTTCGGCTTTCGCTGACCCACCGCTCGTACGCGTACGAGAACGGTGGGCTCCCGCCCAACGAGAGGCTGGAGTTCCTCGGCGACGCAGTGCTCGGCCTGGTCGTCACGGACCACCTGTACACCACGCACCCCGATCTGCCGGAGGGCCAGCTCGCGAAGCTGCGCGCCAGCGTCGTGAACATGCACGCGCTGGCCGGCGTCGCCCGCGGGCTCGGCGAAGGCGGGCTCGGGGCGCACCTGCTGCTGGGCAAGGGCGAAGAGCTCACCGGCGGCCGGGACAAGGCGAGCATCCTCGCCGATGGTCTCGAGGCCGTGATCGGTGCGACCTACCTCGCCCACGGCATCGAGGTCGCGCGCAAGCTCGTGCACCACCTCTTCGACGGCCTGCTGGCCGAGGCGCCCCTGCGGGGTGCGGGCCTCGACTGGAAGACCAGCCTGCAGGAGCTCACCGCCTCCGCGGGCCTCGGCGTGCCCGAGTACCGCGTGGAGGACACCGGTCCGGACCATCGCAAGGAGTTCACCGCCACGGTGCTCGTCGCGGGACGGGATCTGGGCCGCGGCTCCGGCACCACGAAGAAGGAAGCCGAGCAGAAGGCCGCCGAGACGGCGTGGCGCGCCCTGTCCGAAGAGCTGGGAGACGGCTCCGGCGGATCGGGCGAAGCCAAGTCCGAAGGCTGA
- a CDS encoding DivIVA domain-containing protein translates to MYRVFEALDELVTIVEEARGVPMTSSCVVPRGDVLELLDDVRDALPGEVDDAQDVLDKRDDLLHAARKEAGEAVAAANEEAERTVSDATSEAERILADARARAEQMMGDAHDEAERMVAAGQAEYQNLTERSRAESERMIQAGRDAYDRAIEDARAEQARLVSQTEVVQAAHAESARIVDEAHTEADRQRAECDAYVDGKLAEFSELLATTLRTVDSGRNHLRSPMNLGGSGGGRSTLYDYQV, encoded by the coding sequence GTGTACCGGGTTTTCGAGGCGCTCGACGAGCTCGTCACGATCGTCGAAGAGGCCCGCGGGGTGCCGATGACGTCCAGTTGCGTCGTCCCGCGCGGCGACGTCCTCGAGTTGCTCGACGACGTCCGCGACGCGCTGCCCGGCGAGGTCGACGACGCCCAGGACGTGCTCGACAAGCGCGACGACCTGCTGCACGCTGCCCGCAAGGAAGCCGGCGAGGCCGTCGCCGCCGCCAACGAGGAGGCCGAGCGCACGGTGTCCGACGCGACGTCGGAGGCCGAGCGGATCCTCGCTGACGCGCGGGCCCGCGCCGAGCAGATGATGGGCGACGCCCACGACGAAGCCGAGCGCATGGTCGCCGCCGGGCAGGCCGAGTACCAGAACCTCACCGAGCGTTCGCGCGCCGAGTCCGAGCGCATGATCCAGGCCGGCCGCGACGCCTACGACCGCGCCATCGAGGACGCCCGCGCCGAGCAGGCCCGGCTCGTCTCGCAGACCGAGGTCGTCCAGGCCGCGCACGCCGAGTCCGCGCGCATCGTCGACGAGGCCCACACCGAGGCCGACCGCCAGCGCGCCGAATGCGACGCGTACGTGGACGGCAAGCTGGCCGAGTTCTCGGAGCTGCTGGCGACGACCCTGCGCACCGTCGACTCCGGCCGCAACCACCTCCGGTCCCCGATGAACCTCGGCGGCAGCGGTGGCGGGCGCTCGACGCTGTACGACTACCAGGTCTGA
- a CDS encoding glutamine synthetase family protein, translated as MAGRRGLLTLDALREQVAAGSIDTVLVAITDMQGRLQGKRCSAEYFLEQVAGHATEACNYLLAVDVDMNTVDGYAISSWEAGYGDFVLRPDLRTLRRLPWHEGTALVLADVERVDGGGPVTVSPRQILRRQLERLAERDLEAFVGTELEFIVFDDSYEAAWDKRYQDLKPANQYNVDYSMLGTARIEPLLRRIRNEMAGAGLYPESAKGECNPGQQEIAFRYAEALTTCDNHSVYKNGAKEIAAQEGKSLTFMAKYNEREGNSCHIHLSLRTTDGKTVFPGDGDHGFSKLMQHFLAGQLAALRELTYFFAPNINSYKRFVRGSFAPTAVAWGTDNRTCALRVVGHDDSLRVENRVPGGDVNPYLAVAALIAAGLHGVENELPLEPEFTGNAYGSDKPTVPTTLGEAADVLSGSRIARAAFGDEVVDHYLNAARVERDAFEKAVTDWELIRGFERL; from the coding sequence ATGGCAGGCAGGCGAGGGTTGCTGACGCTCGATGCGCTCCGGGAGCAGGTCGCGGCGGGTTCGATCGACACGGTGCTCGTCGCGATCACCGACATGCAGGGCCGGTTGCAGGGCAAACGCTGCTCGGCCGAGTACTTCCTCGAACAGGTGGCCGGGCACGCCACCGAGGCATGCAACTACCTGCTCGCCGTCGACGTCGACATGAACACCGTGGACGGCTACGCGATCTCCTCGTGGGAGGCCGGCTACGGCGACTTCGTGTTGCGCCCCGACCTCAGGACCCTGCGCCGGCTGCCGTGGCACGAAGGCACGGCGCTGGTGCTCGCCGACGTCGAGCGCGTGGACGGCGGCGGCCCCGTCACGGTGTCGCCGCGGCAGATCCTGCGCCGCCAGCTCGAGCGGCTCGCCGAACGCGACCTCGAGGCGTTCGTCGGCACCGAACTCGAGTTCATCGTGTTCGACGACAGCTACGAAGCCGCGTGGGACAAGCGTTACCAGGACCTCAAGCCCGCGAACCAGTACAACGTCGACTACTCGATGCTCGGCACCGCCCGCATCGAGCCGCTGCTGCGCCGCATCCGCAACGAGATGGCGGGCGCCGGCCTCTACCCCGAGTCGGCCAAGGGTGAGTGCAACCCCGGCCAGCAGGAGATCGCCTTCCGCTACGCCGAGGCGCTCACCACGTGCGACAACCACAGCGTCTACAAGAACGGCGCCAAGGAGATCGCGGCGCAGGAGGGCAAGAGCCTCACGTTCATGGCGAAGTACAACGAACGCGAAGGCAACTCCTGCCACATCCACCTCAGCCTGCGCACGACGGACGGCAAGACCGTGTTCCCCGGCGACGGAGACCACGGCTTCTCGAAGCTGATGCAGCACTTCCTCGCCGGGCAGCTGGCCGCGCTGCGCGAGCTGACCTACTTCTTCGCCCCGAACATCAACTCCTACAAGCGGTTCGTGCGCGGCAGCTTCGCGCCCACCGCCGTCGCGTGGGGCACGGACAACCGCACCTGCGCGCTGCGCGTGGTCGGCCACGACGACTCGCTGCGCGTGGAGAACCGCGTGCCGGGCGGCGACGTGAACCCGTACCTCGCCGTCGCCGCGCTGATCGCCGCCGGCCTGCACGGCGTCGAGAACGAGCTGCCGCTGGAGCCGGAGTTCACGGGCAACGCGTACGGCTCCGACAAACCGACCGTGCCCACCACTTTGGGTGAAGCCGCCGACGTGCTCTCGGGGAGCCGCATCGCGCGCGCGGCGTTCGGCGACGAGGTGGTCGACCACTACCTGAACGCGGCCCGCGTGGAGCGGGACGCGTTCGAGAAGGCCGTGACCGACTGGGAGCTGATCCGTGGCTTCGAACGCCTCTGA